From Solwaraspora sp. WMMD1047, the proteins below share one genomic window:
- a CDS encoding glycosyltransferase 87 family protein, with translation MTQGARGSTRRQVLIVVALALVVAAFLAVAAVGHGFFDLKIYYGALRHWAHDGGQLYDWLKPASKYGFTYPPFAALLMLPLAYLPWPVAMVLSVTTTVLASALVIWWFVDPVARRQGWTRWFALAVALCLAAAFEPMRETVDFGQVNMLLLFLVAVDLLWLVGRGSRWGGVGIGLATAIKLTPGIFLVYLLVTGRWRAALVASGTAAAATLLAGALAPDASREFWTAALWDTDRVGSLAFISNQSLQGVVARLNPAEPNSLAWLGLVLVTLAIWAVRSRAAVRAGDEATGFALTGVVGCLVSPVTWVHHLVWLLPALILLIDNAYAAPAGSRRRRGLLTFAVVGYLLLISRLVWIWEWGSDGVTGFLGSNAYVWISIALLVALPIRSRVSDPADRVLADART, from the coding sequence ATGACGCAGGGTGCCCGCGGATCGACCCGCCGGCAGGTGCTCATCGTGGTCGCGCTGGCGCTGGTGGTGGCGGCCTTCCTCGCGGTGGCCGCGGTCGGGCACGGGTTCTTCGACCTCAAGATCTACTACGGCGCGTTGCGGCACTGGGCGCACGACGGCGGCCAGCTCTACGACTGGCTCAAGCCCGCCAGCAAGTACGGCTTCACCTATCCGCCGTTCGCCGCCCTGCTGATGCTGCCGCTGGCCTACCTGCCCTGGCCGGTGGCGATGGTGCTGAGCGTCACCACGACCGTGCTGGCCAGCGCGCTGGTGATCTGGTGGTTCGTCGATCCGGTGGCCCGCCGGCAGGGCTGGACCCGCTGGTTCGCCCTGGCCGTGGCGCTCTGCCTGGCGGCGGCCTTCGAACCGATGCGCGAGACGGTCGACTTCGGCCAGGTCAACATGCTGCTGCTCTTCCTGGTCGCGGTCGACCTGCTGTGGCTGGTCGGCCGGGGCAGCCGGTGGGGTGGCGTCGGCATCGGGCTGGCCACCGCGATCAAGCTGACCCCCGGGATCTTCCTGGTCTACCTGCTGGTCACCGGCCGGTGGCGGGCCGCGCTGGTGGCCAGCGGGACGGCCGCCGCCGCGACGCTGCTCGCCGGCGCGCTGGCCCCGGACGCCTCCCGCGAGTTCTGGACCGCCGCGCTCTGGGACACCGACCGGGTCGGTTCGCTGGCCTTCATCTCCAACCAGTCGCTGCAGGGCGTGGTGGCCAGGCTCAACCCGGCCGAGCCGAACTCCCTGGCCTGGCTCGGGTTGGTCCTGGTGACCCTCGCCATCTGGGCGGTGCGCAGCCGGGCGGCCGTCCGGGCCGGCGACGAGGCCACCGGCTTCGCCCTGACCGGCGTGGTGGGCTGCCTGGTCAGCCCGGTCACCTGGGTCCACCACCTGGTCTGGCTGCTGCCCGCGCTGATCCTTCTCATCGACAACGCGTACGCCGCCCCGGCGGGCAGCCGCCGGCGGCGTGGGCTGCTCACCTTCGCCGTCGTCGGCTACCTGCTGCTGATCAGCCGGCTGGTCTGGATCTGGGAGTGGGGCTCCGACGGCGTGACCGGCTTCCTGGGCAGCAACGCGTACGTGTGGATCAGCATCGCCCTGCTGGTCGCGCTGCCGATCCGCAGCCGGGTGTCGGACCCCGCGGATAGGGTGCTCGCCGATGCCCGTACCTGA
- a CDS encoding pitrilysin family protein: MSQPPRAVTRTIATDPLGGTVRRTVLPSGLRVLTEAIPAMRSVSFGIWVGVGSRDETGPLSGVSHFLEHLLFKGTSRRTALQISAEIEAVGGETNAFTTKEYTCYYARVLDQDLPLAIDVMCDLVADSQLAEADVETERGVILEEIAMHDDEPGDEVHDLFTRAVYGDHPLGRLISGTEETISPMTRRQINGFYRRRYTPPAIVIAAAGNLDHAEVLRQVRRALRGTALDSEPAAPAPLRSATTRVRTQPPDTTVEHKETEQAHVVLGCPGIGRHDDRRFALGVLNNILGGGMSSRLFQEVRERRGLAYSVYSYSSQYAETGLFAVYAGCAPGKVDEVLELIRVELATVARDGLTEAELARGKGMTKGSYVLGLEDTGSRMSRLAKGELLYGDVLSVDEMLTRVDAVTVGEVNTLAAELLARPMSLAVVGPFDQADFAPGRQ; encoded by the coding sequence ATGAGCCAACCACCCCGGGCCGTCACCCGCACCATCGCCACCGACCCGCTGGGCGGCACGGTACGCCGTACCGTGCTGCCCAGCGGGCTGCGGGTCCTCACCGAGGCGATCCCGGCGATGCGCAGCGTGTCGTTCGGGATCTGGGTCGGGGTCGGCTCCCGGGACGAGACGGGGCCTCTCTCGGGCGTCTCGCACTTCCTGGAGCACCTGCTCTTCAAGGGCACCAGCCGGCGCACCGCGTTGCAGATCTCGGCCGAGATCGAGGCGGTGGGCGGCGAGACGAACGCCTTCACCACCAAGGAGTACACCTGCTACTACGCCCGGGTGCTCGACCAGGACCTGCCGCTGGCCATCGACGTGATGTGCGACCTGGTCGCCGACTCGCAGCTGGCCGAGGCGGACGTCGAGACCGAGCGCGGCGTGATCCTCGAAGAGATCGCCATGCACGACGACGAGCCCGGTGACGAGGTGCACGACCTGTTCACCCGGGCGGTCTACGGCGACCATCCGCTGGGGCGGCTGATCTCCGGCACCGAGGAGACCATCTCCCCGATGACCCGGCGACAGATCAACGGCTTCTACCGGCGCCGCTACACCCCGCCGGCGATCGTGATCGCCGCCGCCGGCAACCTGGACCACGCCGAGGTGCTCCGGCAGGTCCGCCGGGCGTTGCGCGGCACCGCCCTGGACAGCGAGCCGGCGGCGCCGGCTCCGCTGCGGTCGGCCACCACCCGGGTACGGACCCAGCCGCCGGACACCACCGTCGAGCACAAGGAGACCGAGCAGGCGCACGTGGTGCTCGGCTGCCCGGGCATCGGCCGGCACGACGACCGGCGGTTCGCGCTCGGGGTGCTCAACAACATCCTCGGCGGCGGCATGTCCAGCCGACTGTTCCAGGAGGTCCGGGAGCGCCGCGGGCTTGCCTACTCGGTCTACTCCTACTCCAGCCAGTACGCCGAGACCGGCCTGTTCGCCGTCTACGCCGGCTGCGCACCCGGCAAGGTGGACGAGGTGCTGGAGCTGATCCGGGTCGAGTTGGCGACGGTGGCCCGCGACGGTCTCACCGAGGCCGAGCTGGCCCGCGGCAAGGGGATGACCAAGGGCTCGTACGTGCTCGGCCTGGAGGACACCGGTTCGCGGATGAGCCGGCTGGCCAAGGGGGAGCTGCTCTACGGCGACGTGCTCTCCGTCGACGAGATGTTGACCCGGGTCGACGCGGTCACTGTCGGCGAGGTCAACACGCTCGCCGCCGAACTGCTCGCCCGACCGATGTCGCTGGCCGTCGTCGGCCCCTTCGACCAGGCCGACTTCGCCCCGGGTCGCCAGTGA
- the dapB gene encoding 4-hydroxy-tetrahydrodipicolinate reductase, translated as MSDARGFPSNGSDPSGGLLRVGVLGARGRMGAQVCQAVDGAEDLALVAAIDQDDRLSAVADAGAAVVVDFTTPDVVLENLRWCIGQGISVVVGTSGFTEQRLEQVRSWLSERPEVGVVIAPNFGIGAVLMMQFAARAARYFESVEIIEQHHPNKLDAPSGTAGHTARVIAQARAAAGLADPPDATKDELPGARGAQVDGIRVHSVRAAGLVAHQEVLFGTTGETLTIRHDSLDRASFMPGVLLAVRSVVHRPGLTVGLDPLLD; from the coding sequence GTGAGCGACGCGCGGGGATTTCCCAGTAACGGATCGGACCCGTCCGGTGGGCTGCTGCGGGTCGGGGTGCTCGGGGCGCGGGGCCGGATGGGCGCGCAGGTGTGTCAGGCGGTGGACGGCGCCGAGGATCTGGCCCTGGTCGCGGCGATCGACCAGGACGACCGGCTCTCCGCCGTCGCGGACGCCGGGGCGGCGGTGGTGGTCGACTTCACCACGCCGGACGTGGTGCTGGAGAACCTGCGTTGGTGCATCGGGCAGGGCATCAGCGTCGTGGTCGGCACCAGTGGCTTCACCGAGCAGCGGCTGGAGCAGGTCCGGAGCTGGCTGTCCGAGCGGCCGGAGGTCGGGGTGGTGATCGCGCCCAACTTCGGCATCGGCGCGGTGCTGATGATGCAGTTCGCGGCGCGGGCGGCCCGGTACTTCGAGTCGGTCGAGATCATCGAACAGCACCACCCGAACAAGCTCGACGCGCCGAGCGGCACGGCCGGGCACACCGCGCGGGTGATCGCGCAGGCGCGGGCGGCGGCGGGGCTGGCCGACCCGCCGGACGCGACGAAGGACGAGCTGCCCGGGGCGCGCGGCGCCCAGGTCGACGGCATCCGGGTGCACTCGGTGCGGGCCGCCGGCCTGGTGGCCCACCAGGAGGTGCTCTTCGGCACCACCGGCGAGACCCTGACCATCCGGCACGACTCGCTGGACCGGGCGTCGTTCATGCCCGGGGTGCTGCTGGCGGTCCGCTCGGTGGTGCACCGCCCCGGCCTGACCGTCGGCCTCGACCCCCTCCTCGACTGA
- the truB gene encoding tRNA pseudouridine(55) synthase TruB, with amino-acid sequence MSTDGLIVVDKPGGMTSHDVVSRIRRLARTRRVGHGGTLDPMATGVLVIGVGRATRLLTYVIGAGKSYTATIRLGQSTLTDDAEGEVLAGAGAAGVTESAIRAGLAALSGKIDQVPSAVSAIKINGQRAYQRVRDGEQVEIAARRVTVTRLDALAIRPGRAGETAVLDVDVAVDCSSGTYIRALARDLGAGLGVGGHLTALRRTAVGGFTLAEAATLPQLEEIAPEVVRLPLAEAARRFFPQRQADPAESRVLAHGGPLAVAGIDGPYAVFDPDGTLIAIVREREGRARAEIVLAPA; translated from the coding sequence GTGAGTACCGACGGCCTGATCGTGGTGGACAAGCCCGGCGGCATGACGTCGCACGACGTGGTGTCGCGGATCCGCCGGCTGGCCCGGACCCGCCGGGTCGGCCACGGCGGCACTCTCGATCCGATGGCGACCGGCGTGCTGGTCATCGGCGTCGGCCGGGCCACCCGCCTGCTGACCTACGTGATCGGCGCCGGCAAGAGCTACACCGCCACCATCCGGCTCGGCCAGTCCACGCTCACCGACGACGCCGAGGGCGAGGTGCTGGCCGGCGCCGGGGCCGCCGGGGTGACCGAGTCCGCCATCCGGGCCGGCCTGGCCGCGCTGAGCGGCAAGATCGACCAGGTTCCGAGCGCGGTCAGCGCCATCAAGATCAACGGTCAGCGGGCGTACCAGCGGGTCCGGGACGGGGAACAGGTCGAGATCGCCGCCCGCCGGGTCACGGTGACCCGGCTCGACGCGCTCGCCATCCGGCCGGGGCGCGCGGGCGAGACGGCCGTGCTCGACGTGGATGTGGCGGTGGACTGCTCCTCCGGGACCTACATCCGGGCGCTGGCCCGGGACCTCGGCGCCGGGCTCGGAGTGGGTGGGCACCTGACCGCGTTGCGGCGTACCGCGGTCGGCGGCTTCACGCTGGCCGAGGCGGCGACCCTGCCGCAGTTGGAGGAGATCGCTCCGGAGGTGGTGCGCCTGCCGTTGGCCGAGGCGGCCCGCCGGTTCTTCCCGCAGCGGCAGGCCGATCCGGCCGAGAGCCGGGTGCTCGCGCACGGCGGCCCGCTGGCGGTGGCCGGCATCGACGGCCCGTACGCGGTCTTCGATCCGGATGGCACGCTGATCGCCATCGTCCGGGAACGCGAGGGCCGGGCCCGGGCGGAGATCGTGCTGGCGCCGGCCTGA
- a CDS encoding DUF2752 domain-containing protein, whose product MVGYDYPEPDRLTRLVNRVQARAPRWAAPVAVLGCAAAAVGYTLYSDPTRSAPDAISTCVVKLTTGLDCPGCGGTRAAWYLLNGDLPAAARHHIMFVFVLPFLLYLYLAWAGRHLFGWRLPELRVTPTMLGVFLGGWMVFSVLRNLPWAPFTWFYV is encoded by the coding sequence GTGGTCGGTTATGACTATCCCGAGCCGGATCGGCTCACCCGCCTGGTCAACCGGGTGCAGGCCCGCGCGCCCCGCTGGGCGGCGCCGGTCGCCGTGTTGGGCTGCGCCGCCGCCGCGGTCGGCTACACCCTCTACTCCGACCCCACCCGCAGCGCCCCGGACGCCATCTCCACCTGCGTGGTGAAGCTGACCACCGGGCTGGACTGCCCGGGCTGCGGCGGCACCCGCGCCGCCTGGTACCTGCTCAACGGCGACCTGCCCGCCGCCGCCCGGCACCACATCATGTTCGTCTTCGTGCTGCCGTTCCTGCTCTACCTCTACCTCGCCTGGGCCGGCCGGCACCTGTTCGGCTGGCGGCTGCCCGAGCTGCGGGTGACCCCGACCATGCTCGGGGTCTTCCTCGGCGGCTGGATGGTCTTCTCGGTGCTGCGCAATCTGCCCTGGGCGCCGTTCACCTGGTTCTACGTCTAG
- a CDS encoding GNAT family N-acetyltransferase, whose protein sequence is MALGYVRPARPEDAAEIARIQLATWRVAYRRMLPKHVLDNLDEAYLGRRWSAAIEAPPSERHRVLVAVEQAERSYLVGFAAAGPADEQALAPDEPADRLGPAVAAVTDLLVEPRWGRRGHGSRLLAAAVDMWREDGFDTAVAWAFDDDAATRKFLTSTGWEPDGATRALDVDDLLIPQQRLHVAIPPTPDPTHGRP, encoded by the coding sequence ATGGCTCTCGGGTACGTCCGCCCGGCGCGTCCGGAGGACGCCGCCGAGATCGCCCGCATCCAGCTCGCGACCTGGCGGGTCGCCTACCGCCGGATGCTGCCCAAGCACGTGCTCGACAACCTCGACGAGGCGTACCTCGGTCGGCGATGGAGTGCCGCGATCGAAGCCCCGCCGTCCGAGCGGCACCGCGTGCTGGTCGCCGTCGAGCAGGCCGAACGATCGTATCTGGTGGGTTTCGCCGCCGCCGGACCGGCCGACGAGCAGGCGCTGGCGCCGGACGAGCCGGCGGACCGGCTCGGCCCGGCGGTCGCGGCGGTGACGGACCTGCTGGTCGAGCCCCGCTGGGGCCGGCGCGGCCACGGCAGCCGGCTGCTCGCCGCGGCCGTCGACATGTGGCGCGAAGACGGCTTCGACACGGCGGTGGCCTGGGCGTTCGACGACGACGCGGCAACCCGCAAATTCCTCACCAGCACCGGCTGGGAACCGGACGGCGCAACCCGCGCCCTCGACGTCGACGACCTCCTGATCCCCCAACAACGCCTACACGTAGCGATCCCCCCCACCCCGGACCCCACCCACGGCCGCCCTTGA
- a CDS encoding bifunctional riboflavin kinase/FAD synthetase — MQRWRGYDGVPGGWGRSVVTIGVFDGVHKGHQAIIGHTVKRATELGVRSVVVTFDPHPAEVVRPGSHPAVLTEPGRKAELIEALGVDVLCVVPFTPDFSRLPAEAFAHDVLVDHLHAALVVVGENFRFGHRAAGDVPLLEQLGRRFGFGVQAPPLVVDEGTIFSSTYIRASVDAGDVAAAAAVLGRPHRLEGVVVRGDQRGRELGYPTANLLCHRYAAVPADGVYAARLVRHGGRAGGGAGTVLPAAVSIGTNPTFSGRERRVEAYALDFDGDLYGERVALDFVAYLRETRRYDGIEPLLAQIAEDVEQTRRLVV, encoded by the coding sequence ATGCAGCGCTGGCGGGGGTATGACGGGGTGCCGGGCGGCTGGGGCCGGTCGGTGGTGACCATCGGCGTCTTCGACGGTGTCCACAAGGGACATCAGGCGATCATCGGGCACACCGTCAAACGGGCCACGGAGCTGGGCGTACGGTCGGTGGTCGTCACCTTCGACCCGCACCCGGCCGAGGTGGTGCGGCCCGGGTCGCACCCGGCGGTGCTGACCGAGCCGGGGCGCAAGGCCGAGTTGATCGAGGCGCTCGGCGTGGACGTGCTCTGCGTGGTCCCCTTCACCCCGGACTTCTCCCGGCTGCCGGCCGAGGCGTTCGCGCACGACGTGCTCGTCGATCACCTGCACGCCGCCCTGGTGGTGGTCGGGGAGAACTTCCGGTTCGGACACCGGGCGGCCGGCGACGTGCCGCTGCTGGAACAGCTCGGCCGCCGGTTCGGGTTCGGGGTCCAGGCGCCGCCGCTGGTCGTCGACGAGGGCACCATCTTCTCGTCCACCTACATCCGGGCGTCGGTCGACGCCGGGGACGTGGCGGCCGCCGCCGCCGTGCTCGGCCGGCCGCACCGGCTGGAGGGCGTGGTGGTCCGTGGCGACCAGCGCGGCCGCGAACTCGGCTACCCCACGGCCAACCTGCTCTGCCACCGGTACGCGGCAGTGCCGGCCGACGGGGTCTACGCGGCCCGGCTGGTGCGGCACGGCGGCCGGGCCGGCGGGGGAGCCGGGACGGTCCTGCCGGCCGCCGTCTCGATCGGCACCAACCCGACCTTCTCCGGCCGGGAGCGCCGGGTCGAGGCGTACGCGCTGGATTTCGACGGCGACCTGTACGGCGAGCGGGTGGCGCTGGACTTCGTCGCCTACCTGCGGGAGACCCGCCGGTACGACGGGATCGAGCCGCTGCTGGCGCAGATCGCCGAGGACGTGGAGCAGACCCGCCGGCTGGTCGTCTGA
- the rpsO gene encoding 30S ribosomal protein S15 has product MALDQEAKSKIRQEYATAEGDTGSPEVQVAVLTKRIAELTEHLKVHKHDHHSRRGLLLLVGRRRRLLNYLQKKEINRYRSLIERLGLRR; this is encoded by the coding sequence ATGGCGCTCGACCAGGAAGCCAAGAGCAAGATCCGCCAGGAGTACGCCACCGCCGAGGGCGACACCGGTTCGCCCGAGGTGCAGGTCGCGGTCCTGACCAAGCGGATCGCCGAGCTCACCGAGCACCTGAAGGTGCACAAGCACGACCACCACAGCCGCCGCGGCCTGCTGCTGCTCGTCGGCCGCCGCCGCCGGCTCCTGAACTACCTGCAGAAGAAGGAAATCAACCGCTACCGGTCGCTCATCGAGCGACTCGGCCTGCGCCGGTGA
- a CDS encoding polyribonucleotide nucleotidyltransferase yields the protein MTEQNILGTEHRTAVIDNGSFGTREVTFSTGRLAQQAAGSVIAQLGDTTVLSATTASKQPKDYLDFFPLTVDVEERMYAAGRIPGSFFRREGRPSEDAILTCRLTDRPLRPTFAKGLRNEVQIVATILALDPEHPYDVIAINAASMSTKLSGLPFSGPIGATRVAHVDGHWVAFPTLEELGRATFDMVVAGRALPDGDVAIMMVEAEATPHAVGLIAAGATAPTEEIVASGLEAAKPAIRELCRAQSELAEVAGKPVAEFPVFLDYTDDIYDEVVAISRDEVGNALRIAGKAEREETLNQLKDRVVEQLAERFEGREKEVSAAFRSLTKSEVRARVLRDQVRIDGRGPRDIRPLTAETGVLPRVHGSALFERGETQILGVTTLNMLRLEQTLDTLAPEKSKRYMHNYNFPPYSTGETGRVGSPKRREIGHGALAERALVPVLPAREEFPYAIRQVSEALGSNGSTSMGSVCASTMSLLSAGVPLKAPVAGIAMGLISDEVDGKTQYVTLTDILGAEDAFGDMDFKVAGTPDFVTALQLDTKLDGIPSDVLAAALQQAYEARQTILGVMREAIDGPASMSDHAPRVTTVKIPVDKIGMVIGPKGQTINAIQDETGADISIEDDGTIYVGATNGPSADAAVERINAIANPTLPKVGDKFLGTVVKTAPFGAFVSLLPGRDGLLHISKVGDGKRVERVEDYLNVGDRVEVQIADIDARGKIYLDKVRPEGEAAPAAESDGGERPAGRDRGDRGPRDRGDRERGERGPGRGDGEGGGERRRRNRHS from the coding sequence ATGACCGAGCAGAACATCCTCGGCACCGAACACCGCACCGCCGTGATCGACAACGGATCCTTCGGAACCCGTGAGGTCACCTTCTCCACCGGCCGGCTGGCCCAGCAGGCCGCCGGTTCGGTGATCGCCCAGCTCGGCGACACCACGGTGCTCTCGGCCACCACGGCGAGCAAGCAGCCCAAGGACTACCTCGACTTCTTCCCGCTGACCGTCGACGTGGAGGAGCGGATGTACGCCGCCGGGCGGATCCCCGGCTCGTTCTTCCGCCGCGAGGGCCGTCCCAGCGAGGACGCCATCCTCACCTGCCGGCTCACCGACCGGCCGCTGCGCCCGACCTTCGCCAAGGGCCTGCGCAACGAGGTCCAGATCGTCGCCACCATCCTGGCGCTGGACCCGGAGCACCCCTACGACGTGATCGCCATCAACGCGGCGTCGATGTCCACCAAGCTCTCCGGCCTGCCCTTCTCCGGCCCGATCGGCGCCACCCGGGTGGCCCACGTCGACGGCCACTGGGTCGCCTTCCCGACCCTGGAGGAGCTGGGCCGGGCCACCTTCGACATGGTCGTGGCCGGCCGGGCGCTGCCGGACGGCGACGTCGCGATCATGATGGTCGAGGCCGAGGCCACCCCGCACGCGGTCGGCCTGATCGCCGCCGGCGCCACCGCCCCCACCGAGGAGATCGTGGCCAGCGGGCTGGAGGCCGCCAAGCCGGCCATCCGCGAGCTGTGCCGGGCGCAGAGCGAGTTGGCCGAGGTCGCCGGCAAGCCGGTCGCCGAGTTCCCGGTCTTCCTCGACTACACCGACGACATCTACGACGAGGTCGTCGCCATCTCCCGCGACGAGGTCGGCAACGCGCTGCGGATCGCCGGCAAGGCCGAGCGCGAGGAGACCCTCAACCAGCTCAAGGACCGGGTGGTCGAGCAGCTCGCCGAGCGGTTCGAGGGCCGCGAGAAGGAGGTCAGCGCCGCGTTCCGGTCGCTGACCAAGTCCGAGGTACGGGCCCGGGTGCTGCGCGACCAGGTCCGCATCGACGGCCGCGGGCCGCGCGACATCCGCCCGCTGACCGCCGAGACCGGGGTGCTGCCCCGGGTGCACGGCTCGGCACTGTTCGAGCGGGGCGAGACGCAGATCCTCGGCGTCACCACCCTGAACATGCTCCGCCTGGAGCAGACCCTGGACACCCTGGCGCCGGAGAAGTCCAAGCGCTACATGCACAACTACAACTTCCCGCCGTACTCGACCGGCGAGACCGGCCGGGTCGGCTCGCCGAAGCGGCGTGAGATCGGCCACGGCGCGCTCGCCGAGCGGGCCCTGGTGCCGGTGCTGCCGGCCCGCGAGGAGTTCCCGTATGCGATCCGCCAGGTCTCCGAGGCGCTCGGCTCGAACGGGTCGACGAGCATGGGTTCGGTCTGCGCCTCCACCATGTCGCTGCTCTCGGCCGGCGTGCCGCTGAAGGCGCCGGTGGCCGGCATCGCGATGGGGCTGATCTCCGACGAGGTCGACGGCAAGACCCAGTACGTGACGCTCACCGACATCCTCGGCGCCGAGGACGCCTTCGGCGACATGGACTTCAAGGTCGCCGGCACCCCGGACTTCGTGACCGCGCTGCAGCTCGACACCAAGCTCGACGGCATCCCGTCGGACGTGCTGGCCGCCGCGCTGCAGCAGGCGTACGAGGCCCGGCAGACCATCCTCGGTGTGATGCGCGAGGCGATCGACGGCCCGGCCTCGATGTCCGACCACGCCCCCCGGGTGACCACGGTGAAGATCCCGGTCGACAAGATCGGCATGGTGATCGGGCCGAAGGGCCAGACCATCAACGCCATCCAGGACGAGACCGGCGCCGACATCTCCATCGAGGACGACGGCACCATCTACGTCGGCGCCACCAACGGCCCGTCGGCCGACGCCGCGGTGGAGCGGATCAACGCCATCGCCAACCCGACCCTGCCGAAGGTCGGCGACAAGTTCCTCGGCACGGTCGTCAAGACCGCCCCGTTCGGGGCGTTCGTCTCGCTGCTGCCGGGCCGCGACGGCCTGCTGCACATCTCCAAGGTGGGCGACGGCAAGCGGGTCGAGCGGGTGGAGGACTACCTCAACGTGGGCGACCGGGTCGAGGTGCAGATCGCCGACATCGACGCCCGCGGCAAGATCTACCTGGACAAGGTCCGGCCCGAGGGGGAGGCCGCGCCGGCGGCCGAGTCCGACGGTGGAGAGCGCCCCGCCGGCCGCGACCGCGGCGACCGGGGACCGCGCGACCGGGGCGACCGGGAGCGCGGCGAGCGTGGCCCGGGCCGCGGTGACGGTGAGGGTGGTGGCGAGCGCCGCCGCCGCAACCGGCACAGCTGA
- a CDS encoding crosslink repair DNA glycosylase YcaQ family protein, whose product MPVPESLSLSQARRITLAAQGFTDPAPGGVPTMRHLRRVLGRIGLLQIDSVNVLQRAHYLPLYSRLGPYPTDLLDRAAYRRPRELFEYWGHEASLIPLDLHPALRWRMARGHAWGGVGRIAAEQPQLVAWVRDEVHANGPLTAAEIEHDAPRQTGNWGWNWTAVKTALEHLFWAGEVTAASRTTSFARRYDVPERVLPAAVLDAATPSTADAHRRLVAVAARALGVAAEPELRDYFRLPVAGARTAVAELVEAGELRPVRVQGWRQPAYLHADARLPRWARVNTLISPFDPLIWERGRTERLFDLAYRIEIYVPAPQRVHGYYVLPFLQGERFTARVDLKADRKAGVLLIPAAWGEPGADPVGTALALAAELRRLAGWLGLSAVAPPARGDLAGPLTAALAASPVGVP is encoded by the coding sequence ATGCCCGTACCTGAATCACTCTCGCTGTCACAGGCCCGCCGGATCACCCTCGCCGCCCAGGGCTTCACCGACCCGGCGCCCGGCGGTGTGCCGACCATGCGGCACCTGCGCCGGGTGCTGGGCCGGATCGGGCTGCTCCAGATCGACTCGGTGAACGTGCTGCAGCGTGCCCACTACCTGCCGCTCTACAGCCGGCTCGGCCCCTACCCGACCGACCTGCTGGACCGGGCGGCCTACCGGCGACCCCGCGAGCTCTTCGAGTACTGGGGACACGAGGCGTCGTTGATCCCGCTGGACCTGCACCCCGCGCTGCGCTGGCGGATGGCGCGCGGCCACGCCTGGGGCGGCGTCGGGCGGATCGCCGCCGAACAGCCGCAACTGGTCGCCTGGGTCCGCGACGAGGTCCACGCCAACGGCCCACTGACCGCCGCCGAGATCGAACACGACGCCCCCCGCCAGACCGGCAACTGGGGCTGGAACTGGACCGCGGTCAAGACCGCGCTGGAACACCTCTTCTGGGCCGGTGAGGTCACCGCCGCCAGCCGCACCACCTCCTTCGCCCGCCGCTACGACGTGCCCGAACGGGTGCTGCCGGCGGCCGTACTCGACGCTGCGACGCCGAGCACGGCGGACGCCCACCGGCGGTTGGTGGCCGTGGCGGCGCGGGCCCTCGGGGTGGCCGCCGAGCCGGAGCTGCGCGACTACTTCCGGCTGCCGGTGGCCGGCGCCCGGACCGCCGTCGCCGAGCTGGTCGAGGCCGGCGAGCTGCGGCCGGTGCGGGTGCAGGGCTGGCGCCAGCCGGCCTACCTGCACGCCGACGCCCGGCTGCCCCGCTGGGCGCGGGTCAACACCCTGATCAGCCCGTTCGACCCGCTGATCTGGGAACGCGGCCGGACGGAACGGCTGTTCGACCTCGCGTACCGGATCGAGATCTACGTGCCCGCGCCGCAGCGGGTGCACGGCTACTACGTGCTGCCGTTCCTGCAGGGGGAGCGGTTCACCGCCCGGGTGGACCTGAAGGCCGACCGGAAGGCCGGCGTCCTGCTGATCCCGGCGGCCTGGGGCGAGCCCGGCGCCGACCCGGTCGGGACCGCCCTCGCGCTCGCCGCCGAGCTGCGCCGGCTGGCCGGCTGGCTCGGCCTGTCGGCGGTGGCGCCGCCGGCCCGGGGAGACCTGGCCGGACCGCTGACCGCGGCCCTGGCCGCGAGCCCGGTCGGTGTACCGTGA